A genomic segment from Pediococcus acidilactici encodes:
- the dltC gene encoding D-alanine--poly(phosphoribitol) ligase subunit DltC: MDVKETVLNILTDLIGTDVSDSMDDNLFDAGLLDSMGTVQLLLQLQTELGIEVPVSEFERSEWDTPNKIIAKVKELQARG, encoded by the coding sequence ATGGACGTAAAAGAAACGGTTTTAAATATTTTGACAGATTTGATTGGTACTGACGTAAGTGACAGTATGGACGATAACCTTTTTGATGCTGGTTTATTGGATTCAATGGGGACGGTTCAATTATTGTTACAATTACAAACCGAGTTAGGGATTGAAGTTCCCGTATCTGAATTTGAACGTAGCGAATGGGATACCCCAAACAAAATTATTGCAAAAGTAAAGGAACTCCAAGCTCGTGGCTAA
- the dltB gene encoding D-alanyl-lipoteichoic acid biosynthesis protein DltB — translation MWTATPYENPTYFFMLAIALVPIVFGMLRGRRFHWYELLVSFFFLLLTFGGPKWQQGIALIGYLIFEVVLVSLYNHYRKQHNATGIFVGAVILAILPLAVVKLTPLLQNGSSSLIGFLGISYLTFKAVQTIMEIRDGVLKDYDPWFFLQFMAFFPTISSGPIDRYRRFKKDYLTVPERGHYLDLLEKGVHYLFLGFVYKFMLSYVFGSLMLPRVQHIALQTHGLSWGLLGVMYVYSFYLFFDFAGYSLFAVAISYFMGVETPMNFKQPFKSHNIKEFWNRWHITLSFWFRDYVYMRLVFFFMKHKTFKNPKTTANVTYVLNMLLMGFWHGETWFYILYGLIHGVALVINDWWLGFKKKNPGRLPHNRWTEALSIFITFNFVCFTFLVFSGFLDKLFFAK, via the coding sequence ATGTGGACAGCTACGCCTTACGAAAACCCGACCTACTTTTTCATGTTAGCCATTGCCCTAGTGCCCATTGTGTTTGGGATGCTACGGGGACGCCGTTTTCATTGGTACGAACTGTTAGTATCGTTTTTCTTCTTGTTGCTAACTTTTGGGGGACCAAAGTGGCAACAGGGGATTGCCTTAATTGGCTATTTAATTTTTGAAGTGGTGCTAGTTTCACTGTATAACCACTATCGCAAGCAACATAACGCGACCGGGATTTTCGTGGGGGCCGTAATACTGGCTATTTTGCCCCTTGCGGTTGTTAAGTTAACGCCGCTTTTGCAGAATGGAAGCTCCTCATTGATTGGCTTTTTGGGGATTAGTTACCTAACTTTCAAAGCGGTGCAGACCATCATGGAAATTCGGGACGGGGTCTTGAAAGATTACGATCCATGGTTCTTCTTACAATTCATGGCCTTCTTCCCGACGATTTCTTCAGGACCAATTGATCGCTACCGGCGTTTTAAAAAAGATTATTTAACAGTGCCTGAACGGGGACATTACTTGGACCTGTTGGAAAAGGGTGTGCATTATCTTTTCTTAGGATTTGTATACAAGTTTATGTTGTCCTACGTATTTGGCTCCTTAATGTTGCCAAGGGTACAACACATTGCTTTACAAACGCACGGTCTTTCATGGGGACTATTGGGCGTAATGTACGTATACAGTTTTTACCTATTCTTTGATTTTGCTGGTTATAGTTTGTTTGCGGTAGCCATTAGCTACTTTATGGGTGTTGAAACCCCAATGAACTTCAAGCAGCCATTTAAATCGCACAACATCAAAGAATTCTGGAATCGTTGGCACATTACCTTGTCATTCTGGTTCCGCGATTATGTTTACATGCGGCTCGTGTTTTTCTTCATGAAGCACAAGACCTTCAAAAACCCTAAAACAACGGCAAACGTAACTTACGTTTTAAACATGCTGTTGATGGGATTCTGGCATGGAGAAACTTGGTTTTACATCCTGTACGGTTTGATTCACGGGGTTGCCCTTGTAATTAACGACTGGTGGCTTGGATTTAAGAAAAAGAATCCAGGACGCTTGCCGCACAACCGGTGGACTGAAGCACTTTCGATTTTTATTACTTTTAATTTCGTGTGCTTCACTTTCCTAGTTTTCTCAGGATTTCTAGATAAATTATTTTTCGCTAAATAA